The genomic stretch ATTGCGTTCAGTTTTTCGTATGCGTAATCAACGTCTTGCGGCTGAGTGTACAGTGCAGATGCGTCCATATGGCTGTTGTCTACGCCATCTTCTTCACCACCAGTACAACCCAGTTCGATTTCCAGAGTCATGTCGAGTTTTGCCATGCGAGCTAAGTACTTGCTGCAAATTTCGATGTTTTCTTCCAGAGATTCTTCAGACAGGTCGATCATGTGAGAAGAGAACAGAGGTTTACCGGTTTTCGCGAAGTGAGCTTCACCCGCGTCCAGCAGACCGTCGATCCAAGGCAGCAGTTTTTTCGCGCAGTGGTCAGTGTGCAGGATGACTGGCACGCCGTAATGTTCTGCCATCTGATGCACATGGTGTGCGCCAGAGATTGCACCCAGGATTGCCGCGCCTTGTGGCACGTCAGTTTTCAGGCCTTTACCTGCGATGAACGCAGCGCCACCGTTAGAGAACTGAACAATAACTGGTGAACGGACTTTCGCAGCAGCTTCGAGAACGGCGTTGATAGAGTCGGTGCCTACGCAGTTTACCGCTGGCAGTGCAAATTTGTTTTCTTTAGCAATAGCGAAAACTTTTTGTACATCATCACCAGTGATAACGCCTGGTTTTACGAAATCAAAAATTTTAGACATAGTTCTTTGTCCTGTATTCGTCGGCCGTAGATGGATTGAATCGGTTTGCTATGTCGCGCGAGTTCCACTGTGCAGCCCCTCGCGCGGCAAAGAAGAACGAACAGCCTTATGCCGTTCGTTCAGGGTTCATTACTTCTTAGCACGCTCTTCCAGCATCACAACCGCTGGCAGTGCTTTCCCTTCAACGAATTCCAGGAATGCGCCACCGCCAGTGGAGATATAGGAAATTTTGTCAGCGATACCGAACAGGTCGATAGCTGCCAGAGTGTCGCCGCCGCCTGCGATAGAGAAGCCTTCGCTATCAGCAATGGCCTGCGCCACAATTTCGGTTCCTCTGCGGAAGTTAGGGAACTCGAACACGCCTACCGGGCCATTCCACAGAATGGTTTTAGCGTTTTTAATGATCTCAGCCAGGCGGTAAGCAGACTCATCGCCCATGTCGAGAATTTGTTCGTCATCTTTGATGTCTTTAACAGACTTCACGGTAGCAACCGCAGTTTCAGAGAACTCGGTCGCAACGCGAACGTCAGTTGGGACAGGAATATCGCAGGTTTCCAGCAGTTTGCTTGCGGTACCGACCAGGTCTGCTTCGTACAAAGATTTACCGACGTTGTTGCCTTGAGCCGCAACGAAGGTGTTCGCGATACCACCGCCAACAATCAGCTGGTCAGCGATTTTGGACAGGGAATCCAGAACGGTCAGTTTGGTAGAAACTTTAGAGCCGCCGACGATGGCAACCATCGGACGCGCCGGGTTACCCAGTGCTTTACCCAGTGCTTCCAGTTCTGCAGACAGCAGCGGACCGGCACACGCGATAGGGGCAAATTTGCCTACGCCGTGGGTAGAAGCTTGCGCGCGGTGCGCGGTACCGAATGCGTCCATCACGTAGATGTCACACAGGGCAGCATACTTTTTGGACAGGGCTTCGTCGTCTTTCTTTTCGCCTTTGTTAAAGCGAACGTTTTCCAGAACAACCAGCTCACCTTCGGCAACTTCAACGCCATCCAGATAATCTTTAGCCAGACGCACTGGAGATTTCAGATGTTCTTTCAGATAATTAACAACCGGCAGCAGAGAAAACTCTTCGTTATATTCGCCTTCAGTCGGACGACCCAGATGCGAGGTAACCATCACGCGTGCGCCTTGTTTCAGGGCAATTTCGATGGTTGGCAAAGAAGCGCGGATACGTGCATCTGAGGTTACTTTGCCATCTTTAACTGGCACATTCAGATCGGCACGGATCAGTACGCGTTTACCCGCTAAATCCAGATCGCTCATCTTAATAACAGACATGGTGAATCCTCTCGTTGATTCTCTTTAAAGTTGCTTGAAGGCCGTTTCGTGCAGAAAGCCGGAACAGCCGTACTAGAAACCGCTCGCGGACATTGCCAATGTTGTATCCAACATTCGGTTGGCAAAACCCCACTCGTTATCGCACCAGACCAGTGTTTTTATCAGGTGCTTTCCGCTGACCCTCGTCTGCGTTCCATCTACGATTGCGCTGTGAGGATCATGGTTAAAATCTGTCGAGACTAATGGTAGTTCGGTATAGTCAACAATACCACGAAAAGCGCCCATTGCGGCCTTTTGCAGCAGCTGGTTCACCTCGTCTACCGTCACAGAACCCTCGACAAACACGCTCAGATCAATGGCGGTGACATTGATGGTTGGCACCCGTACGGAGATCGCTTCGAAGCGATCGCAGAACTTCGGCATTATGCGCGTGATCCCTGCGGCGAGCTTGGTATCGACCGGAATAATGGACTGGCTGGCGGCGCGCGTGCGGCGTAAATCCGCATGGTAGGCGTCGATGACCGGCTGGTCATTCATTGAAGAATGGATGGTCGTTACCGTGCCGGACTCAATGCCAAAGGCATCGTCGAGCAGCTTAATCACAGGGATAATACAGTTGGTGGTGCAGGACGCATTGGACACAATGCGGTGCTGGCGTTCGAGCAGCTCGTGGTTAACACCGTAAACCACTGTGGCATCTAAATCATGCCCACCGGGATGCGCGAACAGAATTTTTTTGGCGCCCGCCGCAAGCTGCGTTTCACCGTCTGCACGGCTGCCGTAAACGCCGGTGCAATCGAGCACCACGTCAATGCTCAGTTCGCCCCAGGGCAACTGGCTGGCATCAGGCTGATGGAGTAAACGGATGGAGTCATCGCCGACGTAAAGGTTTTCACCTTCCTGGCGGACATCCCAGGCAAAGCGCCCGTGGCTGGAGTCGTATTTGAGCAGATGGGCCATGCCTTCAGGGCTGGCGATTTCATTGATGGCAATGACGGAGATTTCCGCCCGACGCCCGGATTCGTATAACGCGCGCAATACGCTACGGCCAATGCGACCAAAGCCATTAATTGCAATACGTATTGGCATACATCTCCCTGTTACACGGTTGTTACTCAATATCAGTAACACCTATAGTAATGCAGCGTGCGTTTACGGTGAATCACCATCGTCATCTGCCCGCACGTTCAGTGCAGTAGAAAAATTTCAGTTTGCGGCACGTTAACAACCTGGTGACGATGTTAAGCTCAAATAGCCCGACTGAAACGGTTCAGCTGAGAATAAACCAAACGATCAACAAAAGGAATAATTCCCGGAATTTCGACGCGTTAATCTCGCCGATCGCTGCAAAAAACACCAGCAAATTCCGTGTGTTCACAGTGATTTTACTTTTTCATCACCTTTTCGACAGTCAATTTTCTCAAAAACTGACGAAATGAAACAGTTTCGGAATGCAGGAGTGTAGCCGAGAGCGCTGCAAAAGGGTTTGACCTGCGTCATTTCACGCGAAAATCATAACAGAGCCCGAATGCAGGACGAAAAAAAAGCACCCGAAGGTGCTTTATGATGACGTCAGAGTCAGATTACTTCAGTAAAGCCTGTGCCTGAGCCACAACGTTATCAACCGTGAAGCCAAACTCTTTGAACAGCAGGTCTGCCGGAGCAGATTCGCCGAAGCTGTGCATGCCCACGATCGCGCCATTCAGGCCAACGTATTTGAACCAGTAGTCAGCGATACCCGCTTCAACCGCCACGCGTGCAGAAACGGCTTTCGGCAAGACAGATTCACGGTAAGCCGCGTCCTGTTTGTCGAAGGCGTCAGTAGACGGCATGGAAACCACGCGCACTTTGGTGCCCGCTGCGGCCAGTTTGTCTGCAGCTTCTACGGTGATGCCCACTTCAGAACCGGTCGCAATCAGAATGACTTCTGGCGTGCCGTCGCAATCTTTCAGGACATAACCACCACGTGCCACGTTCGCCAGTTGCTCAGCAGTACGCGGTTGTTGGGTCAGGTTCTGACGGGAGAAGATCAGGGTAACAGGACCGTCGTTACGTTCGATGGCGTATTTCCATGCCACCGCAGATTCAACCTGGTCAGCCGGACGCCATGTGCTCATGTTTGGCGTCACGCGCAGGCTGGCGATTTGCTCAACCGGCTGGTGTGTCGGGCCGTCTTCGCCCAGACCGATGGAGTCATGGGTGTAAACGAACACGTTACGGATCTTCATCAGTGCGGCCATACGCACGGCGTTACGTGCATATTCAACGAACATCAGGAAGGTTGCAGAGTACGGCAGGAAACCACCGTGCAGCGCGATACCGTTGGTGATCGCGGTCATACCGAATTCGCGCACACCGTAATGGATGTAGTTACCTGCCTGATCGTCGCCGATAGACTTAGAACCGGACCACATGGTCAGGTTGCTTGGCGCCAGGTCAGCGGAGCCGCCCAGGAATTCTGGCAACACTTTACCGAAAGCTTCCAGCGCGTTCTGAGACGCTTTACGGCTGGCGATGTTGGCAGGTTTTGCCTGCAACTCTTCGATAAATTTCTGCGCGTCGGTTTCCCAGTTAGCAGGCAGTTCACCGTTGATACGACGTTTGAACTCTTTTGCCAGTTCAGGGTGCGCTTTAGCGTAAGCGGCGAATTTCTCATCCCATGCGGATTCTTTCGCTTTGCCGGCTTCTTTCGCATCCCACTGCGCGTAGATATCCTGCGGGATTTCAAACGCAGCATATTTCCAGCCCAGTGCTTCGCGGGTGGCGGCAACTTCGGCTGCGCCCAGCGCTGCGCCGTGCACATCGTGAGTACCGGCTTTGTTCGGAGAACCGAAACCGATCACGGTTTTGCACATCAGCAGGGAAGGTTTGTCGGTGACTTTATGCGCTTCTTCGATAGCCGCTTTGATGGAGTCAGGGTTATGACCGTCAACGTGACGCACAACGTGCCAGCCGTAAGCTTCGAAACGGGCAGCCGTATCGTCAGTGAACCAGCCTTCTACGTGGCCGTCGATGGAGATACCGTTGTCATCATAAAACGCGGTCAGTTTGCCGAGTTTCATGGTACCGGCCAGAGAACACACTTCGTGAGAAATGCCTTCCATCATGCAGCCGTCGCCCAGGAACGTATAAGTCTGGTGATCGACGATGTCATGACCGGGTTTGTTGAACTGCGCACCCAGTGTGCGTTCAGCAATCGCCATACCCACCGCGTTCGCGATGCCCTGACCCAGCGGGCCCGTGGTGGTTTCTACGCCAGGCGTATAACCGTATTCCGGGTGACCCGGCGTTTTGGAATGCAACTGACGGAAGTTCGCCAGTTCGCTGATCGGCAGGTCATAACCTGTGAGGTGCAGCAGGCTGTAAATCAGCATGGAACCATGACCATTGGACAGCACGAAGCGGTCACGGTCAGCCCAGTTCGGGTTCGTCGGGTTGTGGTTCAGATAATCGCGCCACAAGACTTCGGCAATGTCTGCCATGCCCATAGGGGCGCCAGGGTGGCCGGAATTCGCTTTCTGCACGGCGTCCATACTAAGTGCGCGGATAGCGTTCGCAAGCTCTTTACGAGAGGACATGTTCTACTCCAGGTCGGATTAAAAAAGCAGTCAAGAAAGTCATTTTCTCAGACTCGGCATTAAAACGGCAATCCTTAATCACTCTCGTGATTAAGTTCACAGAATTCGCTTTTAAATCAGTGCGTTTTTTCAGACTTACACTATAGATCGGACAATCCTAAAAACCTATCTTAACGCTATTCTTACAATCAGAGCCTTTTTCAGGCAATTCTGACTATATTGCTAACGTTCTCCGGGAGCCCAAACTGATGAAATTCCACCCCGTTTTGCTGAGTTTTTGCGCGGCCGCGCTGGTCA from Rahnella sikkimica encodes the following:
- the pgk gene encoding phosphoglycerate kinase, translated to MSVIKMSDLDLAGKRVLIRADLNVPVKDGKVTSDARIRASLPTIEIALKQGARVMVTSHLGRPTEGEYNEEFSLLPVVNYLKEHLKSPVRLAKDYLDGVEVAEGELVVLENVRFNKGEKKDDEALSKKYAALCDIYVMDAFGTAHRAQASTHGVGKFAPIACAGPLLSAELEALGKALGNPARPMVAIVGGSKVSTKLTVLDSLSKIADQLIVGGGIANTFVAAQGNNVGKSLYEADLVGTASKLLETCDIPVPTDVRVATEFSETAVATVKSVKDIKDDEQILDMGDESAYRLAEIIKNAKTILWNGPVGVFEFPNFRRGTEIVAQAIADSEGFSIAGGGDTLAAIDLFGIADKISYISTGGGAFLEFVEGKALPAVVMLEERAKK
- the epd gene encoding erythrose-4-phosphate dehydrogenase → MPIRIAINGFGRIGRSVLRALYESGRRAEISVIAINEIASPEGMAHLLKYDSSHGRFAWDVRQEGENLYVGDDSIRLLHQPDASQLPWGELSIDVVLDCTGVYGSRADGETQLAAGAKKILFAHPGGHDLDATVVYGVNHELLERQHRIVSNASCTTNCIIPVIKLLDDAFGIESGTVTTIHSSMNDQPVIDAYHADLRRTRAASQSIIPVDTKLAAGITRIMPKFCDRFEAISVRVPTINVTAIDLSVFVEGSVTVDEVNQLLQKAAMGAFRGIVDYTELPLVSTDFNHDPHSAIVDGTQTRVSGKHLIKTLVWCDNEWGFANRMLDTTLAMSASGF
- the fbaA gene encoding class II fructose-bisphosphate aldolase — protein: MSKIFDFVKPGVITGDDVQKVFAIAKENKFALPAVNCVGTDSINAVLEAAAKVRSPVIVQFSNGGAAFIAGKGLKTDVPQGAAILGAISGAHHVHQMAEHYGVPVILHTDHCAKKLLPWIDGLLDAGEAHFAKTGKPLFSSHMIDLSEESLEENIEICSKYLARMAKLDMTLEIELGCTGGEEDGVDNSHMDASALYTQPQDVDYAYEKLNAISPRFTIAASFGNVHGVYKPGNVKLTPTILRDSQEYVCKKHNLPHNSLNFVFHGGSGSTAAEIKESVGYGVIKMNIDTDTQWANWDGILQFYKKNEAYLQGQLGNPEGADKPNKKFYDPRVWLRSAQASMVTRLELAFKELNAIDVL
- the tkt gene encoding transketolase, encoding MSSRKELANAIRALSMDAVQKANSGHPGAPMGMADIAEVLWRDYLNHNPTNPNWADRDRFVLSNGHGSMLIYSLLHLTGYDLPISELANFRQLHSKTPGHPEYGYTPGVETTTGPLGQGIANAVGMAIAERTLGAQFNKPGHDIVDHQTYTFLGDGCMMEGISHEVCSLAGTMKLGKLTAFYDDNGISIDGHVEGWFTDDTAARFEAYGWHVVRHVDGHNPDSIKAAIEEAHKVTDKPSLLMCKTVIGFGSPNKAGTHDVHGAALGAAEVAATREALGWKYAAFEIPQDIYAQWDAKEAGKAKESAWDEKFAAYAKAHPELAKEFKRRINGELPANWETDAQKFIEELQAKPANIASRKASQNALEAFGKVLPEFLGGSADLAPSNLTMWSGSKSIGDDQAGNYIHYGVREFGMTAITNGIALHGGFLPYSATFLMFVEYARNAVRMAALMKIRNVFVYTHDSIGLGEDGPTHQPVEQIASLRVTPNMSTWRPADQVESAVAWKYAIERNDGPVTLIFSRQNLTQQPRTAEQLANVARGGYVLKDCDGTPEVILIATGSEVGITVEAADKLAAAGTKVRVVSMPSTDAFDKQDAAYRESVLPKAVSARVAVEAGIADYWFKYVGLNGAIVGMHSFGESAPADLLFKEFGFTVDNVVAQAQALLK